One genomic window of Octopus bimaculoides isolate UCB-OBI-ISO-001 chromosome 2, ASM119413v2, whole genome shotgun sequence includes the following:
- the LOC106874242 gene encoding uncharacterized protein LOC106874242: MASEYTLMQKIYNVSSGNLKLQGAPIMLFRNLDPPRLCNGTRVVVKAMRLHVLEVTIMTGNFILRIPLIPYGLPIEFKRFQFPVKLSFAMSINKSQGQSLNIVGLYLASPCFSLLLLWAIICSRVGSPQNLFIYTPIKTHSKHCISRSSR, encoded by the coding sequence ATGGCCAGCGAGTATACTTTAATGCAGAAAATCTACAACGTCTCCAGCGGCAACTTGAAGCTCCAGGGGGCCCCAATCATGCTGTTCAGGAATCTGGATCCACCTCGTCTGTGTAATGGCACCAGAGTGGTGGTGAAAGCGATGCGACTCCATGTCCTAGAGGTAACAATTATGACTGGGAACTTCATTCTTCGGATCCCGTTAATCCCATATGGACTTCCCATTGAATTTAAACGGTTCCAGTTCCCAGTGAAACTAAGTTTCGCTATGTCAATAAACAAATCTCAAGGACAGTCTCTCAACATTGTTGGACTTTACCTTGCTTCTCCTTGCTTCTCCTTGCTTCTCTTATGGGCAATTATATGTTCGCGAGTTGGAAGTCCccaaaatcttttcatttatacacCAATTAAGACACACTCAAAACATTGTATATCTAGAAGCTCTAGATAA